From Acidobacteriota bacterium, one genomic window encodes:
- a CDS encoding VOC family protein, with protein sequence MADKVNPVPAGFHTVTPYLIVNDGHRALAFYQQAFGATVNHLDTMPDGKFLNAEFRIGDSNLMMGEHERDAPEAGKLPRLSIYLYVPDSGALQAAAIAAGAKEIYPVSTKFYGNREGGVEDPFGITWWISTHVEDLTPEEMLQRMAEMKPPS encoded by the coding sequence ATGGCAGACAAAGTAAACCCCGTTCCCGCAGGCTTTCACACTGTGACGCCGTATCTGATCGTTAATGATGGCCACCGCGCGCTGGCCTTTTATCAACAGGCGTTCGGTGCAACCGTAAACCACTTGGACACCATGCCTGATGGGAAATTCCTGAACGCCGAATTCCGCATTGGCGATTCCAATCTGATGATGGGCGAGCACGAGAGGGACGCGCCCGAGGCTGGCAAATTGCCGCGCCTGAGCATTTATCTTTACGTCCCGGATTCCGGTGCGCTGCAGGCGGCGGCCATTGCGGCGGGCGCGAAGGAAATCTACCCGGTCAGCACCAAGTTTTATGGCAATCGTGAAGGCGGCGTCGAAGACCCCTTCGGCATTACCTGGTGGATCAGCACGCACGTGGAAGATTTGACGCCCGAAGAAATGCTGCAACGCATGGCAGAGATGAAGCCGCCTTCATAA
- a CDS encoding TCR/Tet family MFS transporter, translated as MQNKPAAVRFILVTVLLDMLGIGLIIPVLPKLVTSLYGGDLSEGSHVFGWFVASYALMQFLFAPTLGNLSDAYGRRPVLLVSLLGSSLDYLMMAFVPTWKWLFLGRVVSGVTGANIAVANAYIADVTSPEERAKSFGLLGACFGVGFILGPAVGGLLGQYGLRVPFLAAAALNLCNTLYGFFVLPESHARANRRPFDWSRVNPLASLRTLARFPVVLGLTATIALDRIAHDSLPSTWVLFTTYRFNWTELQNGMSLTLVGIMFAMVSGVLTGRIVGKLGERRTLIFGLCVSATGYLMYGLATRGWMLYATIAATSIGGVAGAALMALITKLVPANEQGALQGALGSVQSVAAIIGPLMATSLFGYFTSPRAPVHLPGAAFLASSLLVVIAMLLAVRSAPASPVEKAEVRAAAL; from the coding sequence ATGCAAAATAAACCAGCGGCTGTCCGTTTCATCCTCGTCACCGTCTTGCTGGATATGCTTGGCATCGGCCTGATTATCCCGGTACTGCCCAAGCTAGTGACCTCGCTTTATGGCGGCGATCTGAGCGAAGGCTCGCACGTCTTCGGCTGGTTTGTCGCTTCGTATGCGCTGATGCAGTTTCTGTTCGCGCCGACGCTGGGCAATCTGAGCGATGCTTACGGACGGCGGCCTGTGTTGTTGGTGTCGCTGTTGGGCTCGAGCTTGGATTATCTGATGATGGCCTTTGTGCCGACTTGGAAATGGCTGTTTTTGGGGCGTGTCGTTTCCGGCGTGACGGGGGCGAATATCGCCGTCGCCAACGCCTACATTGCGGATGTCACCTCGCCCGAAGAGCGTGCCAAGAGCTTCGGGCTACTCGGCGCGTGTTTTGGCGTAGGTTTCATCCTCGGCCCGGCGGTGGGCGGATTGCTGGGGCAGTACGGCTTGCGCGTGCCGTTTCTGGCGGCGGCGGCCTTGAATCTGTGCAACACGCTGTACGGCTTTTTCGTGCTGCCCGAATCGCACGCGCGCGCAAACCGGCGGCCTTTTGATTGGAGCCGCGTCAATCCGCTGGCTTCGTTGCGAACATTGGCGCGCTTTCCGGTCGTGCTGGGTTTGACGGCAACCATCGCGCTCGACCGCATCGCGCACGATTCCTTGCCGAGCACTTGGGTGCTGTTCACAACGTATCGCTTCAACTGGACGGAATTACAGAATGGCATGTCGCTGACGCTGGTGGGCATTATGTTTGCCATGGTATCGGGTGTTTTGACGGGCAGGATTGTTGGCAAACTGGGCGAACGGCGCACGCTGATCTTTGGCTTGTGCGTCAGCGCCACGGGCTATTTGATGTATGGGCTGGCGACGCGCGGCTGGATGCTTTACGCCACCATCGCGGCCACCAGCATTGGCGGCGTCGCGGGCGCGGCGCTGATGGCGCTGATTACCAAACTGGTGCCCGCGAATGAACAAGGCGCGTTGCAAGGCGCGCTGGGCAGTGTGCAAAGCGTGGCGGCGATCATTGGGCCGTTGATGGCGACCAGTCTGTTTGGCTATTTCACATCACCGCGGGCGCCGGTGCATTTACCGGGCGCGGCGTTTTTGGCGAGTTCGCTGCTGGTGGTGATTGCAATGTTGTTGGCGGTGCGCAGTGCGCCAGCAAGCCCCGTTGAGAAAGCGGAAGTCCGCGCCGCCGCGCTCTGA
- a CDS encoding DUF4872 domain-containing protein yields the protein MTAQKHLKQLIRARMQKTGERYATARRHLIGTIQTDNSDPSTRWHFPGNVPATTALRIMLAHHGVRAPHTGEPFTEAMLFGLAGGIGIGVFAFYYQREDHASFFLAGRHQWHDDAAYLAEALQRFGIKPVIQESGGAKAAEQQLRAALAHGPCIAWVDMAELPHRAMPSEFSGGGYHVIVVYRVNDEDGTALIGDLTDAPISIPLADLARSRARIKKQKQRLLSLDAKPAKPNLNLDSLVRVGLQRCHEVLQHPTLPGMKSNGKLEALRTWAQRLHGGKDKEAWGTIFKPGANLWRGLTWIYDCIENYGTGGGLCRPLFAEFLQEAASALGQPKFAALGEQYAALGRQWSELAEAALPDDVPLMRAAKELYIRRRELLHDGAPVADVRAVWQELGALAQQAGAQFPLTDTDCGALRAQLQTRVLALYEGEVAAQAALLTTLA from the coding sequence ATGACCGCACAAAAACACCTGAAACAACTCATCCGCGCTCGTATGCAAAAGACCGGTGAGCGTTACGCCACCGCCCGCCGCCACCTAATCGGCACAATTCAAACAGACAATTCAGACCCAAGCACGCGCTGGCATTTTCCCGGTAATGTCCCGGCGACGACGGCTTTGCGCATCATGCTCGCGCACCATGGCGTGCGCGCACCGCATACGGGCGAACCATTTACCGAAGCGATGCTGTTCGGCTTGGCGGGCGGCATTGGCATCGGCGTCTTTGCATTTTATTACCAGCGTGAGGACCACGCTTCGTTTTTCCTGGCGGGGCGGCATCAATGGCACGACGACGCGGCCTATCTTGCCGAAGCGTTGCAACGCTTTGGCATCAAACCGGTGATTCAGGAAAGCGGCGGGGCCAAAGCCGCTGAACAGCAATTACGCGCGGCCCTGGCCCACGGCCCTTGCATCGCCTGGGTAGACATGGCCGAGTTGCCGCACCGCGCCATGCCCAGCGAATTCAGTGGCGGCGGCTATCACGTGATCGTCGTCTATCGCGTGAACGACGAAGATGGCACAGCGTTGATTGGCGATCTGACTGACGCGCCGATCAGCATTCCGCTGGCCGATCTGGCGCGCAGCCGCGCGCGCATCAAGAAACAAAAACAGCGGCTCTTGTCGCTCGACGCCAAGCCAGCCAAACCAAATTTGAATTTGGATTCGCTGGTGCGCGTCGGTTTGCAGCGTTGTCACGAAGTGCTGCAACACCCCACGCTGCCCGGGATGAAAAGCAACGGCAAGCTCGAAGCGCTGCGCACCTGGGCGCAGCGTTTGCACGGCGGCAAAGACAAAGAAGCGTGGGGGACAATTTTCAAACCGGGCGCGAATCTCTGGCGCGGGCTGACCTGGATTTATGATTGCATCGAAAATTACGGCACGGGCGGCGGCCTGTGCCGTCCGTTGTTTGCCGAGTTCCTGCAAGAAGCCGCGTCGGCGCTGGGCCAGCCAAAATTCGCGGCGCTGGGCGAACAGTACGCCGCACTGGGCCGTCAATGGAGCGAACTGGCTGAAGCCGCCTTGCCCGATGACGTACCGTTGATGCGCGCAGCCAAAGAGCTTTACATTCGCCGCCGCGAATTGCTGCACGATGGCGCACCCGTGGCCGATGTCCGCGCGGTATGGCAAGAACTGGGCGCCTTGGCACAGCAGGCGGGCGCACAGTTTCCGCTGACGGACACGGATTGCGGGGCGTTGCGGGCACAACTTCAGACGCGAGTGTTGGCACTGTATGAAGGTGAAGTGGCGGCGCAAGCGGCGTTGCTCACGACGCTTGCTTGA
- a CDS encoding beta-galactosidase, translating to MRFSFIALLAMLVLNGKPGDTQVQRNQRQPIQIVNGYPEFQFHGQPFFPHSTAFFYNRLPRSEWAASLVKLKELGINTIDLYLTWSWHEPEEGQLDFDGHSNPRRDVKALLAMLDAMGFAVIARPGPVILNEWRNGGYPDWLLKRPEYAMHEVARLDGHYPPLSGLSASNSEEASKQWLANATHLSYTRKWFGEVMRELLKDRQATQGGNVIAIQLDDDQAINRANYNGPVFWQYMTTLAGYLRAAGATVPLYINPTDMRVSAAGAPHNIGAMGQWYFNFGNDPALRWEDTAVLQLYAETLKTQPRFPPMLIEYQAGWYGTGDDTYAKTADTTNTLLSSRVLLGHGLKGLNYFPVQDTLYPAGYEVPWANHYYTWESALNLAGQERPRAEAVHRNGRLIAGLGRELAQMHKVADVGLVYPISSFEQAMLTREDVLRISRATLQIQQYCQLNQVAVEYLDLEFQPLEHLQRHKALLLPVFDDAALARTAATGREEITAANETAAAGETRKGGKLQLSRAAQQKLADYVRAGGKLICSPRAPQGEIIGRLAGNANVLVLPEAWWRDVPLEPGQVTALRVSAGIAQFAGQFADLLWRAGGTPIGPSVVNAATPLATATVLTLGEGAPRGLLCLTNFDEHEAARLTLREFGARVWLRPREALLLPYHLPLFNREEEPARSAAREEIVWATGELVSREFANGRLALRFYAPDEMAVALKLAYKPAGAVTVDGAPAQADFDEQRGQLRIALATPKAGGAPEREVLIEYERPVTELNVKTTRLLVGQDNQISVEINNRSGALLRGTLTLLVQNGLKQQRLTQTEVTAPPGQHTLSFSLPVGAAAVAGDWYDLRALFVDNGHSYFSPTQRAEISRRFSWEILPPVTWPLRADTAQRITPPLFYPTDDNATEAKLKLQMTNHSPQPLTLNRSALGVASEPLKLKPDEVVVADYTYSFAPGAPQVLNPFEIAISDGATTEVAKAAFVALKKGAAVAFAYDVDQDGFDDYVLENEHLRLIVSPNAGARAFALIDKHSGVNAFTSVGGLRDKFVELDPTDPTRNARRKRGMYGTFNRPYAAEILSAQGARAALRLSYYAADAYPDGARIERFIVLAGGADYFTVDYLVTPKTPDGVQAFWSSNSLAIGDPVLQTKRWVVVTGAFAFTAAQTKTLDVNSGWVAAPVNPTATLAVLWRSSEVQTAEVEMKDFSSFINLKFKPFVTREPQAYRVAFALGAWTPARLLAERARILGR from the coding sequence GTGCGCTTTTCCTTCATTGCCTTACTTGCCATGCTTGTCCTCAACGGCAAACCGGGCGACACCCAGGTGCAACGCAACCAGCGCCAGCCGATCCAAATCGTCAACGGCTACCCCGAATTCCAATTCCACGGTCAACCCTTCTTTCCGCACAGCACGGCGTTTTTCTACAACCGCCTGCCGCGCAGCGAATGGGCGGCGTCGCTGGTCAAGCTGAAAGAGCTGGGCATCAACACGATTGACCTGTATCTCACCTGGAGCTGGCACGAGCCGGAAGAGGGCCAACTTGATTTCGACGGGCACAGCAATCCGCGCCGCGATGTCAAAGCCTTGCTGGCGATGCTCGACGCGATGGGGTTCGCGGTGATTGCGCGGCCGGGGCCGGTGATTTTGAACGAGTGGCGCAATGGCGGCTATCCCGACTGGCTGCTCAAACGGCCTGAGTATGCGATGCACGAGGTCGCGCGGCTCGATGGGCATTACCCGCCGCTGTCGGGCCTGAGCGCCAGCAATTCCGAAGAGGCGAGCAAGCAATGGCTGGCGAATGCAACGCACTTGAGCTACACGCGCAAATGGTTCGGCGAGGTGATGCGCGAGTTGCTGAAAGACCGGCAGGCGACGCAGGGCGGCAATGTGATTGCCATTCAGCTTGATGATGATCAGGCGATCAATCGGGCGAATTATAACGGGCCGGTGTTCTGGCAGTACATGACGACGCTCGCCGGTTATTTGCGCGCGGCGGGCGCGACGGTGCCGCTTTACATCAATCCGACCGATATGCGCGTCTCGGCTGCCGGAGCGCCGCACAACATCGGCGCGATGGGGCAGTGGTATTTCAACTTCGGCAACGACCCGGCTTTGCGTTGGGAAGACACGGCGGTCTTGCAGCTTTACGCCGAGACACTCAAGACCCAGCCGCGCTTCCCGCCGATGCTGATCGAATATCAAGCCGGTTGGTACGGCACGGGCGATGATACATACGCCAAGACGGCGGACACGACCAACACGCTGCTCTCGTCGCGTGTGTTGTTGGGGCACGGCTTGAAGGGGCTGAATTACTTTCCCGTGCAAGACACGCTCTATCCGGCGGGTTACGAAGTGCCGTGGGCGAATCATTACTACACCTGGGAATCGGCGCTGAATCTGGCCGGGCAGGAGCGCCCGCGCGCCGAGGCGGTGCATCGCAACGGACGTTTGATTGCGGGCTTGGGGCGCGAATTGGCGCAGATGCACAAGGTGGCCGATGTCGGATTGGTCTATCCGATCAGTTCGTTCGAGCAGGCGATGTTGACGCGCGAAGACGTGCTGCGCATTTCGCGCGCGACGCTGCAAATCCAGCAGTATTGCCAACTCAATCAGGTCGCGGTCGAGTATCTGGATTTGGAATTCCAACCGCTGGAACACCTGCAACGGCACAAGGCGCTGTTGTTGCCGGTCTTTGATGACGCGGCGTTGGCGCGGACGGCGGCGACGGGCAGGGAAGAGATCACGGCGGCGAATGAAACGGCGGCGGCAGGAGAGACGCGAAAGGGCGGCAAGCTGCAATTGTCGCGGGCGGCGCAGCAGAAGCTGGCGGATTACGTGCGCGCGGGCGGCAAGCTGATTTGTTCGCCGCGCGCGCCGCAGGGCGAAATCATCGGACGGTTGGCGGGCAATGCGAACGTGCTGGTGTTGCCGGAGGCGTGGTGGCGCGACGTGCCGCTGGAACCGGGCCAGGTGACGGCGTTGCGGGTGTCAGCAGGCATTGCGCAGTTCGCCGGACAGTTTGCGGATTTGCTGTGGCGCGCGGGGGGGACGCCAATCGGGCCAAGCGTGGTGAATGCCGCCACGCCGTTGGCTACGGCGACGGTGCTGACGCTGGGTGAGGGCGCGCCGCGCGGCTTGCTCTGCCTGACCAATTTCGACGAGCACGAGGCGGCGCGGCTGACGTTGCGCGAGTTCGGTGCCCGTGTTTGGCTGCGCCCGCGCGAGGCGCTGCTGTTGCCGTATCACTTGCCGTTGTTCAACCGCGAGGAAGAGCCTGCCCGTAGCGCGGCGCGCGAAGAGATCGTCTGGGCGACGGGTGAATTGGTCAGCCGGGAATTTGCTAACGGGCGGCTGGCGCTGCGGTTTTATGCGCCGGATGAAATGGCGGTTGCGCTCAAGCTGGCGTACAAACCGGCGGGCGCGGTCACGGTGGACGGCGCGCCCGCGCAAGCGGACTTTGATGAACAGCGCGGCCAATTGCGGATTGCGCTCGCCACGCCGAAAGCCGGCGGCGCACCTGAACGCGAGGTGTTGATCGAATACGAACGGCCCGTCACTGAATTGAATGTCAAGACCACCAGGCTGCTGGTTGGGCAGGACAATCAAATCAGCGTTGAGATCAACAATCGCTCCGGCGCTCTATTGCGCGGCACGCTGACGCTGCTTGTGCAAAATGGTTTGAAACAACAGCGTCTGACGCAAACCGAAGTCACCGCGCCGCCGGGGCAACACACGTTGAGTTTTAGTTTGCCGGTCGGCGCGGCGGCGGTCGCGGGCGATTGGTATGACTTGCGAGCGCTGTTCGTGGACAACGGACACTCGTATTTCTCGCCCACCCAACGCGCTGAAATCTCGCGCCGTTTCAGTTGGGAAATCCTGCCGCCTGTGACTTGGCCGTTGCGCGCCGATACGGCACAGCGCATTACGCCGCCGTTGTTCTATCCTACTGACGACAACGCGACCGAAGCGAAATTGAAATTGCAAATGACCAATCACAGCCCGCAACCGTTGACGCTCAATCGTTCGGCCTTGGGCGTGGCTTCCGAGCCGCTCAAGCTGAAGCCGGATGAAGTGGTTGTGGCCGATTACACCTACAGCTTTGCGCCCGGTGCGCCGCAGGTGCTCAATCCGTTTGAGATCGCCATCAGTGACGGCGCGACGACCGAGGTAGCCAAGGCGGCTTTCGTCGCATTGAAAAAAGGCGCGGCGGTGGCGTTTGCCTACGACGTGGATCAGGACGGCTTTGACGATTACGTGCTGGAAAACGAACACCTGCGCTTGATCGTTTCGCCGAATGCGGGCGCGCGGGCGTTTGCCTTGATAGACAAACACAGCGGCGTGAATGCCTTTACCAGCGTGGGCGGCTTGCGCGATAAATTCGTAGAGCTTGATCCGACCGACCCGACGCGCAATGCGCGCCGCAAGCGTGGGATGTATGGCACCTTCAATCGTCCTTACGCTGCTGAAATCTTATCAGCGCAAGGCGCGCGGGCGGCGTTGCGGCTAAGTTATTACGCGGCGGATGCCTACCCGGATGGCGCGCGCATTGAGCGGTTCATCGTGCTGGCAGGTGGGGCGGACTATTTCACGGTGGATTATCTGGTGACGCCCAAAACGCCCGATGGTGTGCAGGCCTTTTGGTCCTCGAATTCGCTGGCGATTGGCGATCCGGTCTTGCAAACGAAACGCTGGGTTGTGGTCACCGGTGCATTCGCTTTTACGGCGGCGCAAACCAAGACGCTGGACGTAAACAGCGGCTGGGTGGCGGCGCCCGTGAATCCGACTGCAACCTTGGCAGTGTTGTGGCGTTCAAGCGAAGTTCAGACGGCGGAGGTTGAGATGAAAGACTTTTCGTCTTTCATCAATTTGAAATTCAAACCGTTCGTGACCCGCGAGCCGCAGGCTTATCGCGTGGCCTTTGCGCTGGGTGCGTGGACGCCAGCGCGCTTACTGGCGGAGCGGGCGCGGATTTTGGGGCGGTAG
- a CDS encoding TonB-dependent receptor, whose product MNALHHRYSASLCLALFLAALSFATTPRAIFAQQQRTTRQIHVTVVDDAGAAVPEATVQFKRKGEVVGVVATDAKGEVVANNFPPGSYEVIVTKDGFEAKSYKDILLTEEMSPAIKFELKVKGLSDKVEISASAAPTALPEQSATTAAAEVSAEQVRYLPNKPTQVSDALPLIPGVFRTFQGEIKISGSGENRSAFIVNAHDVTDPATGQFGMTVPVDSVRTISVYKTPYLAQYGRYTAGVVSVETKRGGDKWNFELNDPLPEFRILDGGLRGLREATPRIVFNGPLIKNKLYLSEGTEYAIRKRPVQTLEYPNKETKSEYINSFTQLDYIVNDLHQITGTFHFAPRKDQYVNLDFFNRRPVTPNWKGRDFTGTLIDRYTLGTSLLESGLSAKSFTIDVWGQGRAEMNISPVGNTGNYFSEQNRAASRVEWTETLALSPINALGAHNLKFGTVLARTTNDGQFLARPVNITDAQNRLLRRLEFTGGQPFDLSDTEVAGFGQDHWNLTPKLSLDAGLRFERQGISGVYRFAPRVGLAWTPFADQKTVVRTGYGIFFDRVPLSVYAFGQFPEQLQSNYDLNGNLIGVPVRFANLIGVSGQTGTTFIGGSERAGNFAPSSETWSVEIEHALSANLKLRANYQHSDSDGIVTIAPRTTPGQEALLLNGNGTSRYRQLELTARVTLREGRHQFFLSYVNSRARGDVNEFNSYIGNYPFPVVRQNQYARLNADLPHRFLAWGTLNLPRKIRFSPTVEYRSGLPFSTTDARQDFIGQINALRFPRFLSIDARVTKDFQLSPKYGLRVSVRGFNLTNHFNALDVHRNLGDPLYGAFFGNYQRRFMLDFDVLF is encoded by the coding sequence GTGAACGCATTACATCATCGTTATTCTGCCAGCCTTTGCCTGGCCTTATTTCTGGCTGCGCTTTCTTTTGCCACCACGCCGCGCGCCATCTTTGCTCAACAACAAAGAACCACCCGGCAAATTCATGTCACCGTTGTGGATGACGCGGGCGCGGCAGTGCCTGAAGCGACCGTGCAATTCAAACGCAAGGGCGAAGTCGTCGGCGTCGTCGCCACCGATGCCAAGGGCGAAGTCGTCGCCAATAATTTCCCGCCGGGCAGTTATGAGGTCATCGTCACCAAAGACGGTTTTGAAGCCAAAAGCTACAAGGACATTTTGTTGACCGAGGAGATGTCGCCCGCCATCAAGTTCGAATTGAAGGTGAAGGGCCTCTCGGACAAGGTCGAAATCAGCGCCAGCGCCGCGCCGACGGCGTTGCCCGAACAGTCCGCCACGACAGCGGCGGCGGAAGTCAGCGCGGAGCAGGTGCGCTATTTGCCGAACAAGCCGACCCAGGTGAGCGATGCCTTGCCGCTGATTCCGGGCGTGTTTCGCACCTTTCAAGGCGAGATCAAGATTTCGGGCAGCGGCGAAAATCGCAGCGCCTTTATCGTCAACGCGCACGATGTCACTGACCCAGCGACAGGGCAGTTCGGCATGACCGTGCCGGTGGATAGCGTGCGCACGATCAGCGTTTACAAGACACCGTACCTGGCGCAATACGGGCGCTACACCGCCGGGGTCGTTTCGGTCGAAACCAAACGCGGCGGCGACAAATGGAATTTTGAGTTGAATGACCCGCTCCCGGAGTTCCGCATTCTCGACGGCGGTTTGCGGGGTCTGCGCGAAGCCACACCGCGCATCGTTTTCAACGGGCCGCTGATCAAGAACAAGCTTTATCTTTCGGAAGGCACCGAATATGCGATCCGCAAGCGCCCCGTGCAAACGCTGGAATATCCGAACAAAGAAACGAAGTCGGAATACATCAATTCGTTCACGCAACTCGATTACATCGTCAATGATCTGCACCAAATCACGGGTACCTTCCATTTCGCGCCGCGCAAAGACCAATACGTCAATCTGGACTTTTTCAACCGCCGCCCGGTCACACCGAACTGGAAAGGCCGCGATTTCACCGGCACCTTGATTGACCGCTACACCCTCGGCACCAGCCTGCTGGAAAGCGGATTGTCGGCCAAGAGCTTCACGATTGATGTGTGGGGCCAGGGGCGCGCCGAGATGAACATCTCGCCGGTGGGCAACACGGGCAACTATTTCAGCGAACAGAACCGCGCCGCCTCGCGGGTGGAATGGACGGAAACGCTGGCGCTCTCGCCGATCAATGCGTTGGGCGCGCACAATCTGAAATTCGGCACGGTGCTGGCGCGCACGACCAATGACGGCCAGTTTTTGGCGCGCCCGGTCAACATCACGGATGCGCAAAACCGCCTCTTGCGCCGCCTCGAATTCACGGGCGGGCAGCCCTTTGATTTAAGCGACACCGAAGTCGCCGGCTTTGGGCAGGATCACTGGAACCTGACGCCGAAGCTCTCACTCGACGCAGGACTGCGGTTTGAGCGGCAGGGCATTTCGGGCGTTTACCGCTTTGCGCCGCGTGTGGGATTGGCCTGGACGCCGTTTGCCGATCAGAAGACGGTGGTGCGCACTGGGTACGGCATCTTTTTCGACCGCGTGCCGTTGAGCGTTTACGCCTTTGGCCAATTCCCTGAGCAGCTTCAGTCGAATTACGATTTGAATGGTAACCTGATTGGCGTGCCGGTGCGTTTTGCCAATCTGATCGGGGTTTCGGGACAAACGGGGACGACCTTTATCGGCGGCAGCGAGCGCGCGGGCAACTTCGCGCCTTCGAGCGAAACCTGGAGCGTGGAGATCGAACACGCGCTTTCCGCCAACCTGAAGCTGCGCGCCAATTACCAGCACAGCGATTCGGATGGCATCGTGACGATAGCCCCCCGCACGACGCCGGGGCAAGAGGCGCTGCTGCTCAACGGCAACGGCACTTCGCGCTATCGCCAATTGGAGCTGACCGCGCGCGTCACCTTGCGCGAAGGGCGGCATCAGTTTTTCCTGTCTTATGTCAACAGCCGGGCGCGCGGCGATGTGAACGAGTTCAACAGCTACATCGGCAATTACCCGTTCCCGGTGGTGCGGCAAAACCAATACGCGCGGCTGAACGCCGATTTGCCGCATCGGTTTTTGGCGTGGGGCACGCTGAATCTGCCGCGGAAGATTCGCTTTTCGCCCACTGTCGAATATCGCAGCGGCTTGCCATTTTCGACCACTGATGCGCGGCAGGATTTCATCGGGCAAATCAATGCGCTGCGCTTCCCGCGCTTTCTTTCCATTGATGCGCGCGTGACCAAAGACTTTCAGTTGTCGCCGAAATATGGGCTGCGTGTGTCGGTGCGCGGGTTTAATTTGACGAACCATTTCAATGCGCTGGATGTGCATCGCAATCTGGGTGATCCGCTGTATGGCGCTTTCTTTGGCAATTATCAGCGGCGGTTCATGCTGGATTTTGATGTGTTGTTCTAA
- a CDS encoding ATP-dependent Clp protease ATP-binding subunit, with amino-acid sequence MSNQTGQKTALSPHYLNPDLKSPLAQEFEDKLTALIVGQDRAVRRLTGLYQIYLAGLSHPGRPIGTMIFLGPTGSGKTRVVEAAAQVLFGDPMLVTKIDCAEFQHSHEIAKLIGSPPGYLGHRETSPMLTQENLDRSHNETHKLSLLLFDEIEKASDALWQLLLGILDKATLTLGDNRRVDFSRTIVVLTSNLGAREMSELISGGIGFAPKSGVIDAEVDQKIYRTALEAARRKFSPEFMNRIDRVVVFRSLRDEHLRQILEIELRAVQHRVIEGTGTKFIFRCSDAAKQFLLDEGIDFKYGARHLKRAIERFLVYPLSNLIATDQVAYGDLLSVDFSPEVGKLVFAKEHGGALVMTEGGERVLSEQAVANHSTSSFALAMPEAAPARARVKEED; translated from the coding sequence ATGAGCAATCAAACAGGTCAAAAAACGGCATTGAGTCCACACTATCTGAACCCCGATCTGAAAAGCCCACTGGCGCAGGAATTCGAGGACAAGCTCACGGCGCTGATCGTCGGGCAGGATCGCGCCGTGCGCCGCTTGACTGGCTTATATCAAATCTATTTGGCGGGCCTCTCGCATCCGGGCCGCCCCATCGGCACGATGATCTTTCTAGGGCCGACCGGCTCAGGCAAGACGCGCGTCGTCGAAGCCGCCGCGCAGGTGCTCTTTGGCGATCCCATGCTGGTTACCAAGATTGATTGCGCCGAGTTTCAGCACTCGCATGAGATCGCCAAACTGATCGGCTCGCCGCCGGGCTATCTGGGGCACCGCGAAACTTCGCCGATGCTGACGCAGGAAAATCTGGATCGTTCGCACAACGAGACGCACAAGCTTTCGCTGCTGCTGTTTGACGAGATCGAAAAGGCCAGCGATGCGCTCTGGCAATTGCTGCTCGGCATTCTGGACAAAGCGACGCTGACGCTGGGCGACAACCGGCGGGTGGATTTTTCGCGCACGATCGTGGTGCTGACGTCCAATCTGGGCGCGCGCGAGATGAGCGAATTGATTTCGGGTGGCATCGGCTTCGCGCCGAAATCCGGCGTGATTGACGCCGAGGTGGATCAGAAGATTTACCGTACCGCGCTCGAAGCCGCGCGCCGTAAATTCTCGCCGGAATTCATGAACCGCATTGACCGCGTGGTGGTATTCCGCAGTCTGCGCGATGAACATTTGCGGCAGATTCTGGAAATCGAACTCAGGGCCGTGCAGCATCGCGTGATTGAGGGCACCGGCACGAAATTCATCTTCCGCTGTTCTGACGCCGCCAAACAGTTCCTGCTCGACGAAGGCATTGATTTCAAATACGGCGCGCGCCATCTGAAACGCGCCATCGAACGCTTCCTGGTCTATCCGTTGTCGAATCTGATTGCGACCGATCAGGTGGCCTATGGTGATTTGCTGTCGGTGGATTTCTCGCCCGAAGTCGGCAAACTGGTTTTTGCCAAAGAACACGGCGGCGCGTTGGTGATGACCGAAGGCGGCGAGCGCGTTTTGTCTGAACAGGCGGTCGCCAATCACAGCACCAGTTCGTTTGCGTTGGCCATGCCCGAAGCGGCCCCTGCGCGTGCGCGCGTCAAAGAGGAAGATTGA